One region of Plasmodium vivax chromosome 7, whole genome shotgun sequence genomic DNA includes:
- a CDS encoding hypothetical protein, conserved (encoded by transcript PVX_087060A), producing MDGKKGPIYDILPPSLEKIKKTDRRRSQGEAKELPRNELALGPPQRGAQPLKMGPTPREGAKQMKQHTEETKQHTEQTKQHTEQTKQHTEQTKQHTEQTKQHTKHTGHTEQTERAANHVAQKYSNVILSSDEISAIISSNAHFKTLVESEKVSSFMGDYLENPLVAIKKHGKDETIAQFLDCLFRYMTQKSRSIHLANLPDNFTIPRR from the coding sequence atggacGGGAAGAAGGGCCCCATCTACGAcatcctccccccctcactggagaaaataaaaaaaacggacaggagaagaagccaaGGTGAAGCGAAGGAACTGCCCCGTAATGAGTTGGCACTGGGACCCCCCCAACGGGGTGCACAGCCCCTCAAAATGGGTCCCACGCCACGGGAAGGGGCCAAACAAATGAAGCAGCACACGGAGGAAACGAAGCAACACACGGAGCAAACGAAGCAACACACGGAGCAAACGAAGCAGCACACGGAGCAAACGAAGCAACACACGGAGCAAACGAAGCAACACACGAAGCACACGGGACACACGGAGCAAACCGAGAGGGCCGCTAACCACGTGGCCCAAAAGTACAGCAACGTCATCTTAAGCAGCGACGAAATCAGCGCCATCATCAGCAGCAACGCACACTTCAAAACGCTCGTCGAAAGTGAAAAGGTATCCTCCTTTATGGGGGATTATTTGGAGAACCCACTCGTGGCCATAAAAAAACACGGGAAGGACGAAACGATTGCTCAATTCCTCGACTGCCTCTTCCGGTACATGACGCAGAAGAGTCGCAGCATTCACTTGGCCAACCTGCCCGACAACTTTACCATCCCGCGGAGGTGA
- a CDS encoding mRNA processing protein, putative (encoded by transcript PVX_087055A): MASKSNYSLWIGNIPFDVTERELHEILSKVGQVVSVRIKYDVDKNISKGFAFCEYKDLETCMLALKYINGYELKGRKLRLYWANEEFREKLASGAISGVSGISGFGGMGVPPRGKRGGKFDGKFDGKFDGKFDGKFDAPMDASSHYSRKGKGQMAHPTSTQRNVKEEQYPSKHTETTTHSESNMQKVLISNVIHTLTTSQIICVLSFFQKHAVENAGVIKFYLQRHRNVAYALLHCLFLLDMVSDYAIAKNGLQLAISDEAVMNKAERMAQMRRSGGKVKMALTGVTDGEDRGGNKHTEEESIHLQSYNPQSTSHLKVNRRGRLLGENATYDLSEDTPLGGSTFGGPPSKVINLNGLSPVGGSAGGKTKRGGATSPGLYASSKKELSKLANGKGGLSNGEETEECAGRRELMHAGRTDLHAGNALYPQGNSHTSSNLKARRRTTMKELYGSAAASGTSLTHRSNVELLPDGRYNDPNVAPHGGGIQLNGNGGPNFHLNYFSDYANGDSSMGTHHAVRVGGGEVNLLAGHTDRRYHVPLGGGSDVGDEEGGSTGLTKRMGERSDQDMHSDLQDVVLSNANRVAGLEEHPPEGAHPLDNGYSDRDRDSGNSSGHVLPEKRTKQSRPGVYGSGGSYVGRGTAGGDVPPAAAVQGPPNEGVLTDPTYANVELPDDELVNEVVKNSDILNNILKSRVEDMKSWSTEQRVQVLSIQKALQLKGYALH, encoded by the coding sequence ATGGCGAGCAAGAGCAACTACAGCCTGTGGATCGGGAACATCCCGTTCGACGTGACGGAGAGGGAGCTGCACGAAATTCTGTCCAAGGTGGGGCAGGTGGTAAGCGTGCGCATCAAATACGACGTAGATAAGAACATCAGCAAGGGCTTCGCCTTCTGCGAGTATAAAGATTTGGAGACCTGCATGTTGGCCTTGAAGTACATCAATGGGTATGAGCTGAAGGGGCGGAAGCTGCGCCTGTACTGGGCCAACGAGGAGTTTCGGGAGAAGCTGGCCAGCGGCGCCATCTCTGGGGTCAGCGGGATTAGCGGCTTTGGCGGGATGGGCGTGCCGCCCAGGGGAAAGCGCGGCGGCAAGTTCGACGGCAAATTCGACGGCAAGTTCGACGGCAAGTTCGACGGCAAGTTCGACGCGCCCATGGACGCAAGCAGCCACTACAGcaggaaggggaaggggcagaTGGCCCACCCGACGAGCACACAAAGAAACGTAAAGGAGGAGCAGTACCCATCGAAGCATACAGAAACAACTACCCACAGCGAAAGCAACATGCAGAAGGTGCTCATATCGAACGTCATCCACACGTTGACGACGTCTCAAATCATTTGCGTCTTAAGCTTCTTTCAAAAGCACGCCGTGGAAAACGCAGGagtaattaaattttatttgcaaaGACATAGGAACGTGGCGTATGCACTGCTCCACTGTCTGTTCCTCCTGGATATGGTAAGCGATTATGCAATAGCAAAGAATGGCCTCCAGCTAGCCATCAGTGACGAGGCGGTGATGAACAAGGCGGAGCGAATGGcccaaatgaggagaagcggcgggaaagtaaaaatggcCCTCACCGGGGTAACTGATGGTGAGGACAGAGGGGGGAATAAACACACAGAGGAGGAGTCCATCCACCTGCAAAGTTACAATCCGCAGAGCACATCTCATTTGAAAGTGAACAGAAGGGGGAGACTCCTTGGAGAGAATGCCACCTACGATCTAAGTGAAGatacccccctggggggaagTACCTTTGGGGGGCCTCCTTCAAAAGTAATTAACCTAAACGGCCTATCACCCGTGGGAGGGTCCGCAGGGGGAAAGACCAAACGGGGAGGGGCCACCAGCCCAGGGCTGTATGCCAGCTCGAAGAAGGAGCTCTCCAAATTGGCCAACGGGAAAGGAGGCCtatcaaatggggaagagaCGGAGGAGTGTGCCGGGAGGAGGGAGCTCATGCACGCAGGGCGCACCGATCTGCATGCAGGGAATGCGCTTTACCCCCAGGGGAACAGTCACACTAGCTCCAATTTGAAGGCAAGGAGGAGGACAACGATGAAGGAGCTTTACGGGAGCGCCGCTGCAAGTGGCACGTCCCTAACGCATAGGAGTAACGTTGAGCTTCTTCCAGATGGGAGGTACAACGACCCCAACGTTGCTCCCCATGGAGGAGGCATCCAGCTGAATGGTAATGGTGGGCCAAATTtccatttaaattatttttcggATTATGCGAATGGTGACAGTTCGATGGGGACCCACCATGCGGTTCGTGTTGGAGGAGGGGAAGTGAATCTCTTGGCTGGCCATACCGATCGGAGGTACCACGtgccccttggggggggcagcgaTGTGGGTGATGAGGAGGGGGGATCCACCGGATTGACGAAGCGTATGGGGGAGAGGAGCGACCAGGATATGCACAGTGACCTTCAGGATGTGGTGCTGAGCAACGCCAATCGGGTAGCAGGGCTGGAGGAGCACCCCCCGGAAGGCGCCCACCCGCTGGACAACGGCTACAGCGATCGCGATAGGGACAGCGGGAATAGTAGCGGCCACGTTTTGCCcgaaaaaagaacaaagcaAAGCCGCCCAGGCGTCTACGGTAGTGGTGGTAGCTACGTGGGCAGAGGCACTGCAGGGGGAGATGTCCCCCCAGCGGCGGCGGTGCAGGGCCCGCCCAACGAGGGAGTGCTCACGGACCCCACCTACGCTAATGTGGAGCTTCCAGACGACGAACTGGTCAACGAGGTGGTGAAGAACAGCGATATCCTTAACAACATTTTGAAGTCGCGCGTGGAGGACATGAAGAGCTGGAGCACCGAGCAGCGTGTGCAGGTCCTGTCCATCCAGAAGGCGCTGCAGCTGAAGGGGTACGCGCTGCactga
- a CDS encoding hypothetical protein, conserved (encoded by transcript PVX_087050A), with translation MNERHFINNILIKYFVAKRHSKCIYRRRDDPDGGLLRLYRCAKWYKELKTVGSHSRSNDRLYIAYTSDKEVKVSHVKQRIIKQKVMKNFQMVFYSCFCLLVVLSCIACLLLYNNHNHVECVLPYGDCPVIQHREVETFLVNVKVHEMAKERILEVCSAMKGVQREVRTKPEGERNDSLGGRAGRAGLQMMKMMKAKKRRYSLLNTDRVKCRECQVVFQLEGKETLQDIFLFEEVNKCQKSIGREHCVHVREGAVRNRRIHLYKRYRGPIRSSDERQKGAAREKGTSREKGAAREKGTSREKGAAREKVVLDDKVKFLHPSLKDYVLNLDYFTLRSESGQRIPVNEEPLRGGTTPREESRHICRPDYREAFGEETFYWLCPQFYEGEEERGSREHNIAASIMQMVNMQGAGEADANKHLLEMSKSSATTRRYDHFGFVEGKLELPFRVDIYSRFQPQDGETEQVDVLEKIYRAFFCSHAKEHHHTKEHPHAYAHSAASHQDDMPRMAFFFPGQEGERKEEAPGTLQGVDRRDTNNNLGKDNTSVHREGTSISDEGENLSLEDLCREDHYEEADHCEEADHYDEANHARGAKGKAAGKGEGHTRRVLIKEVPTVRREKQKEEHPKGLEKELVVISPSLFFGMMRNLLCIVIFFLLLLLGMMCVMVAMYICLTMGYDVSVILRDQGEMEEMPRYLKRLSRHLTGGGGCVSVGGTDGGYFGIHRHASDPF, from the exons ATGAACGAGCGGCACTTCATTAACAACATCCTCATCAAATATTTCGTCGCGAAGAGGCACTCGAAATGCATATACAGGAGAAGAGACGATCCAGATGGGGGGTTACTACGTCTCTACAGATGTGCCAAGTGGTATAAGGAGTTAAAAACTGTGGGGAGTCACTCTCGGTCGAACGATCGTTTGTATATTGCCTACACGAGTGACAAAGAGGTGAAGGTGTCCCATGTGAAGCAGAGGATAATTAAACAGAAGGTAATGAAGAACTTCCAAATGGTTTTCTATAGCTGCTTCTGCTTGCTGGTGGTACTCTCATGCATTGCATGTCTCCTCCTATACAATAACCACAACCATGTGGAGTGTGTCCTCCCCTATGGAGACTGCCCGGTCATCCAACACAGGGAGGTTGAGACCTTTCTGGTGAATGTGAAGGTGCATGAAATGGCCAAGGAGCGCATCCTGGAGGTGTGTTCTGCAATGAAGGGGGTGCAGAGGGAGGTGCGTACCAAACCGGAAGGGGAGAGGAACGACTCCCTCGGAGGACGTGCGGGACGTGCGGGACTACagatgatgaagatgatgaaggcgaagaagaggaggtaCTCCCTGCTAAACACAGACAGGGTGAAGTGCAGAGAATGCCAAGTCGTTTTTCAACTCGAGGGGAAGGAGACGCTTCAGgacatcttcctcttcgagGAGGTTAACAAATGCCAGAAGAGCATTGGGAGGGAGCACTGCGTTCATGTGAGGGAGGGCGCCGTGCGGAACCGGCGCATCCACCTGTACAAGCGGTACCGTGGGCCGATAAGGAGCTCGGATGAGCGGCAGAAGGGGGCCGCCCGGGAGAAGGGGACCTCGCGGGAGAAGGGGGCCGCCCGGGAGAAGGGGACCTCGCGGGAGAAGGGGGCGGCGCGGGAGAAGGTCGTCCTCGACG acaAAGTAAAATTCCTGCACCCCTCCCTGAAGGACTACGTCCTGAACTTGGACTACTTCACGCTGCGGAGCGAATCGGGGCAAA GAATCCCCGTGAATGAAGAACCGCTCAGGGGGGGCACAACCCCCAGGGAGGAGAGCCGGCACATCTGTCGCCCCGACTACAGAGAGGCCTTTGG GGAGGAGACCTTTTACTGGCTGTGCCCCCAGTTTtacgagggggaggaggagagggGGTCCCGCGAGCACAACATTGCCGCGTCCATCATGCAGATGGTGAACATGCAGGGGGCGGGGGAAGCAGACGCCAACAAGCACCTCCTGGAAATGAGCAAGTCAAGTGCAACGACGCGTCGGTACGACCACTTCGGGTTTGTAGAAGGCAAGCTGGAGCTCCCCTTTAGGGTGGACATTTACAGCCGCTTCCAACCGCAGGATGGGGAGACTGAGCAGGTGGACGTGCTGGAGAAGATCTACAGGGCCTTCTTCTGCAGCCATGCGAAGGAGCACCACCACACGAAGGAACACCCACATGCGTATGCCCACTCGGCCGCTTCACACCAGGACGACATGCCCCGAATGGCGTTCTTCTTCCCCGGTCAGGAGGGCGagaggaaggaggaagcCCCGGGAACGCTACAGGGGGTGGATAGAAGAGACACGAATAACAATCTAGGGAAGGACAATACGTCGGTTCACAGGGAGGGTACCTCCATAAGTGATGAGGGGGAGAATCTCTCGCTGGAGGATCTATGCCGAGAGGACCACTACGAAGAAGCGGACCACTGCGAAGAAGCGGACCACTACGACGAAGCGAACCACGCGAGGGGTGCGAAGGGAAAGGCAGCTGGAAAAGGAGAGGGGCACACCAGAAGGGTCCTAATCAAAGAGGTGCCAACCGTTCggagagaaaaacaaaaggaggAACATCCAAAAGGATTAGAAAAAGAACTAGTGGTCATATCTCCCTCCCTATTCTTTGGCATGATGAGAAATTTGTTATgcattgtaattttttttttgcttctgctACTTGGGATGATGTGCGTGATGGTGGCGATGTACATTTGCCTGACCATGGGATATGATGTGTCTGTCATTTTGAGGGACCAGGGGGAGATGGAGGAGATGCCCCGGTACTTGAAGCGCCTCTCGAGGCACCTCACTGGGGGCGGCGGCTGCGTCTCTGTTGGGGGCACCGACGGGGGTTACTTTGGGATTCATCGCCACGCGAGCGACCCGTTTTAG
- a CDS encoding SGS domain containing protein (encoded by transcript PVX_087045A) — MDNGSPPDATPHGSIPYDHLEKLKQTKVLLSEKLIRYDWSQTADRVFLTLYKKGLRESDCLHYVEERRLSVMITMEADEMYLLEKRLFSKIIPHRTAVCVTPMKVEVTLEKLQPGVEWPQLEKLAECEEDKANGLAKGRENLLNPFSGKSTHEWDKLTKSIKEDEEEGSIDTFFRKIYNEGDDDTKRAMIKSFQTSRGTVLSTNWKDVQHKNYEQDKPLPDEKETV, encoded by the exons ATGG ATAACGGCTCCCCCCCGGACGCGACCCCCCACGGGAGCATCCCGTACGATCATTTGGAGAAACTGAAGCAGACGAAGGTGCTCCTCAGTGAGAAGCTCATTAG gtaCGACTGGTCGCAGACGGCCGACCGCGTTTTCCTAACCCTCTACAAGAAGGGCCTCCGCGAAAGCGACTGCCTCCACTACGTTGAAGAGAGACGCCTCTCAGTTATGATTACGATGGAGG CGGACGAGATGTACCTCCTCGAAAAACGGCTCTTCtcaaaaataattccccACCGGACTGCCGTCTGTGTAACTCCA ATGAAAGTGGAAGTCACACTGGAGAAGCTCCAACCGG GCGTTGAATGGCCCCAACTGGAAAAACTCGCGGAGTGCGAAGAGGACAAAGCGAACGGACTAGCCAAAGGGAGGGAAAACCTTCTGAACCCGTTCAGTGGAAAAAGCACCCACGAGTGGGACAAGCTAACAAAG TCCATaaaggaagacgaagaggagggaaGCATCGACACCTTCTTCAGGAAAATTTACAACGAAGGCGACGACGACACGAAGAGAGCTATGATCAAGTCGTTT CAAACCTCCCGCGGAACGGTCCTCTCCACGAACTGGAAAGACGTCCAGCACAAGAACTACGAGCAG GACAAGCCCCTCCCGGACGAGAAGGAAACTGTTTGA
- a CDS encoding hypothetical protein, conserved (encoded by transcript PVX_087040A) has protein sequence MSPSGSGGNAASYAGHPGHLSQAGLEATHTHVYREALPGRAALGTEADLSRADVSRADAIRADFNRADFNRADFNRADVNRADFNRADVSRANFNRADGGRPPDVCRPPAEAPHKKEKEEPFKSITHFAKYLFFIAKKIAHEDVPRSGGTTTHQNANEELKKALVKHLIYKLNTILSSLINFNILQYSESVNVKQEVEYLCLKNSNVTLNRIRLMLSKLESSGTNYRYVLYILLKLHSFDEQTAAPPRGVDQSAAANHARSGNPPQGTLEPERRATGSAAEPDSQRYAPSRGTPHVGVSQRKEDPHKGDPGSQLVGPKLVDPSGGRPHQGAQTGHSQATQSRETHSQTAHDGNTHSQITHEGKRYFQPPPEGRPFNQRAQDGGEFRLSVQGHPPRSDLRSDPRSDCRVDPLCERNFINKSLYATIILNSKFNNLDVEESLLMKDLIYPLQGMSGQYIRYDPADRCFYVSNRKVSIGMHHLVNSISSVGLLFRRIKKIVGISSSEGGDTAGEADDWGDLSDGGALSDEGYLSNGGYLSDGGEKEEHPGERRHARQSHRRGSLVIDALHQIVREYINEYYKLLSHLESDINEHIHKNTLYIGVKRLHLRLQESYKVMRVLMNVVDESRRSTGCKFLSFLYAKCQTYDYDEQKVYRAILQRCLKPVNAILKQWVDKGTLKDKYNETFICSNKNVPSEKIWCYKFCLNSSNIPLFLSVSTAKRILLTGKSVHLLNSFGGGAVGGAAERGGAAGGEATSQLSHNVPLNAPLNAPLNAPLTEVDVFSVGDVGTYVESIEGYVKKLCVRKNKRLISMLVNRYGLYEHFKAFRHFLLLVDGDLFETIFDNMKADLYMDAEELKRHYLNSKLDLCIKSSSVFTSNQSIINKLVLDRFQVKRGDIGWDVLVFDFMVERPLDIIFTQRVKTIYKSINVLLIKLKKIHYELANIWYLFTHLFKIMNVVCYNHVFIYCNIMRNEMFHFIQNLLSYFYYDVIDMNWREFKGVLFNCHNLDRLIHEHYQYITQIQFDLFLGSSLDGGGAPTVPPSSASASAPVSAPASASVSSSTHSDGGESTSDGYLDGHLDIHLNNSLGSPPPGGAADFVYAPSHVGEPTGKSASFPHPQSQNGEGPHYTPDALPHQTGSTNSRTTHNVDSETNLCMYRILDIITRFINLTSALISSVCEGYAEIKQLTDAKKEERNAIDSDVDYVNSFINNKIIGEKTIRDLKILLKYYRNYLYKFICLLLSDSKSPCPRPRNSKRDKLNSHRLLAARLDFNLYYVNISKLMDAAPPQLNISGQIRLINRGGG, from the coding sequence ATGAGCCCCAGTGGCAGCGGCGGTAACGCGGCAAGTTACGCCGGTCACCCGGGCCACCTGAGCCAGGCCGGCCTGGAGGCCACCCACACCCACGTGTACAGGGAGGCGCTCCCCGGAAGGGCCGCCCTCGGCACGGAGGCGGACCTGAGCAGAGCGGATGTGAGTAGGGCGGATGCGATCCGGGCCGACTTCAACAGGGCCGACTTCAACAGGGCCGACTTCAACAGGGCCGACGTCAACAGGGCCGACTTCAACAGAGCCGATGTGAGCCGCGCCAACTTCAACAGAGCTGACGGGGGCCGCCCCCCCGATGTGTGCCGGCCGCCCGCGGAGGCGCcccacaaaaaggagaaggaggagccgTTCAAGAGCATCACCCACTTCGCCAAGTACCTCTTTTTCATCGCCAAAAAAATCGCCCACGAAGATGTGCCCAGGTCCGGAGGAACCACCACCCACCAAAACGCAAATGAGGAATTGAAGAAGGCACTCGTCAAGCACCTCATCTACAAGCTCAACACGATCTTATCCTCTCTCATCAACTTTAACATCCTCCAGTACAGTGAGAGTGTTAATGTAAAGCAGGAGGTAGAGTACCTCTGTCTGAAGAACAGCAACGTCACGCTCAACAGAATAAGGTTAATGCTCAGCAAGTTAGAAAGCAGTGGGACAAACTACAGGTACGTCCTGTATATCCTGTTGAAGCTACATAGCTTCGATGAGCAgactgctgctcccccccggggggtaGACCAATCCGCGGCTGCCAATCACGCACGTAGTGGGAACCCCCCTCAGGGGACCTTAGAACCTGAGAGACGCGCAACTGGCTCGGCCGCCGAACCAGACAGTCAGAGGTATGCCCCCAGCAGGGGGACTCCACACGTGGGCGTGAGCCAAAGGAAGGAGGACCCCCACAAGGGGGATCCAGGGTCCCAGTTGGTGGGCCCCAAGTTGGTGGACCCCAGCGGGGGGCGGCCCCACCAGGGTGCGCAGACGGGGCACTCACAGGCCACGCAGTCTAGGGAGACACACTCACAGACAGCACACGATGGGAACACCCACTCGCAGATAACACACGAGGGGAAGAGGTACTTCCAGCCCCCCCCAGAGGGGCGGCCCTTCAATCAGCGGGCGCAAGATGGGGGCGAGTTCAGGCTCTCCGTCCAGGGACATCCCCCCCGTAGCGACCTCCGCAGTGACCCCCGTAGTGATTGCCGCGTTGACCCCCTGTGCGAGAGAAACTTCATCAACAAGAGCCTCTACGCAACGATCATCCTGAACAGCAAATTTAACAACCTAGACGTGGAGGAGAGCCTGCTGATGAAGGACCTGATCTACCCCCTGCAAGGAATGAGTGGGCAGTACATTCGGTATGACCCTGCGGACCGCTGCTTCTACGTGAGCAACAGGAAGGTCAGCATCGGCATGCACCACCTGGTTAACAGCATCAGCAGTGTGGGGTTACTCTTCAGAAGGATAAAGAAGATCGTTGGGATTTCCTCTTCAGAGGGGGGAGATACCGCAGGGGAGGCAGACGATTGGGGGGATCTCTCCGATGGGGGGGCTCTCTCCGATGAAGGGTATCTCTCCAATGGGGGGTACCTCTCCGATGGGGGAGAGAAAGAGGAGCACCCCGGGGAGCGACGCCACGCGAGACAGTCCCACAGGAGAGGCAGTCTAGTCATCGACGCGCTCCACCAGATAGTACGCGAgtacataaatgaatattacAAGTTACTCTCCCACCTCGAGAGTGACATCAACGAACACATCCACAAGAATACGCTTTACATTGGGGTTAAGAGGCTCCACCTGCGTCTGCAGGAATCGTATAAAGTCATGCGGGTCTTGATGAACGTGGTGGATGAGTCCCGCAGAAGCACCGGTTGCAagttcctctccttcttATACGCAAAATGCCAAACGTATGACTACGACGAGCAAAAGGTCTACAGGGCCATCCTGCAGAGGTGCCTAAAGCCGGTGAACGCCATCCTGAAGCAGTGGGTGGACAAGGGGACGCTCAAGGATAAGTACAACGAGACGTTCATCTGCTCCAATAAGAATGTCCCTTCGGAGAAGATTTGGTGCTACAAGTTCTGCCTGAACAGCAGCAACATTCCCCTGTTTCTGAGCGTCAGCACGGCGAAGCGGATCCTCCTGACGGGCAAGAGCGTCCACCTGCTGAACAgctttggggggggagcggtagGTGGGGCGGCGGAaagaggaggagcggcagggggagaagcaactaGCCAGCTTTCCCACAATGTACCGCTTAACGCGCCGCTCAATGCACCCCTAAACGCGCCGCTTACCGAAGTGGACGTGTTCTCCGTGGGGGACGTGGGCACCTACGTGGAAAGCATCGAGGGGTACGTTAAGAAGCTGTGCGTGCGGAAGAACAAGCGGCTGATCTCCATGCTGGTGAACAGGTACGGGCTGTATGAGCACTTCAAGGCCTTCCGccacttcctcctcctggTGGACGGAGATCTCTTCGAGACAATTTTCGATAATATGAAAGCGGACCTATACATGGATGCAGAGGAGCTCAAGAGACATTACCTAAATAGCAAGCTGGACCTTTGCATCAAGTCCTCTTCTGTGTTTACCTCCAACCAGAGCATCATTAACAAGTTAGTTCTGGACCGGTTCCAAGTGAAGAGAGGAGACATCGGGTGGGATGTCCTGGTATTCGATTTTATGGTGGAGAGACCACTAGACATCATCTTCACGCAAAGGGTGAAGACCATTTATAAGTCGATCAACGTTTTGCTAATAAagttaaagaaaatacaTTACGAATTGGCAAATATATGGTACCTCTTCACTcacttatttaaaattatgaatgtCGTTTGCTATAACCATGTCTTCATCTACTGCAATATCATGAGGAATGAGATGTTTCACTTCATACAGAATTTACTCTCCTATTTTTACTACGATGTGATTGATATGAACTGGAGGGAGTTTAAGGGAGTTTTGTTTAATTGCCACAATTTGGACCGACTGATTCATGAGCACTACCAGTATATAACTCAGATTCAGTTTGACCTCTTCCTGGGGAGCTCCCTCgacggggggggggctcccACCGTCCCCCCTTCGTCCGCATCGGCATCTGCGCCCGTATCTGCGCCCGCGTCCGCATCTGTGTCCTCCTCCACCCACTCAGATGGAGGGGAGTCCACCTCGGATGGCTATCTGGACGGCCACTTGGACATCCATTTGAACAACTCGCTGGGGTCCCCGCCCCCCGGAGGCGCAGCCGACTTTGTCTATGCCCCCTCACATGTGGGGGAGCCAACTGGAAAATCCGCTTCCTTTCCCCACCCGCAGAGCCAAAACGGGGAGGGGCCTCACTACACCCCAGATGCACTTCCCCACCAGACGGGTTCTACCAACAGTAGAACCACCCATAATGTAGACAGCGAAACGAATCTGTGCATGTACCGCATACTAGACATTATTACCCGCTTTATTAACCTCACCAGTGCACTCATCTCCTCCGTCTGCGAAGGGTACGCAGAAATTAAGCAGCTTACAGATGCGAAGAAGGAAGAGAGAAACGCTATCGACAGCGATGTTGATTACGTTAACAGTTTTATAAATAACAAGATCATTGGGGAGAAGACCATTCGGGACCTTAAGATCCTCCTCAAGTACTACCGCAATTATCTGTACAAATTCATTTGCCTCCTCCTCAGCGACAGCAAGTCCCCCTGCCCTCGCCCCCGCAACTCCAAAAGGGACAAACTTAACTCCCACCGCCTCCTCGCCGCCCGCCTCGACTTCAACCTCTATTACGTCAACATCTCCAAGCTCATGgacgccgcccccccccagctGAACATCTCCGGCCAGATTAGGCTCATCAACCGGGGGGGCGGCTAA